Proteins from a single region of Poseidonibacter antarcticus:
- a CDS encoding TRAP transporter substrate-binding protein: MKKLLIGTIAAAVVASSSMAADYTLKFSHVVSANTPKGKAADFFEKRLEELSAGRIDVQVYPSSQLYKDNAVLKALRLNSVQMAAPSFSKFGKIVPQLALFDLPFVFRDAKHLHDVQDGEVGKELKDKVTAKGIVALNYWDNAFKQLTSNKNPLSMPEDAKGQKFRIMSSKVLEAQFHAVGANPQMMPFSEVYSGLQQGVIDAAENPISNIYTKKFHEVQKYLTISNHGYLGYLVVMSKKFWNSLPADLQANVTQAMNEATEKEREYAAQLNDSQLELIKEYAKKTGKLEISTLTPEQREAWRKAVSKIYPEFYSDRKIGKDLIEKTIATK; this comes from the coding sequence ATGAAAAAATTATTAATAGGAACTATCGCGGCAGCAGTGGTAGCAAGTTCATCTATGGCGGCAGATTATACGTTGAAATTTTCGCATGTTGTAAGTGCTAATACTCCAAAAGGTAAAGCAGCAGATTTCTTTGAAAAGAGATTAGAAGAATTATCAGCAGGTAGAATTGACGTTCAAGTATATCCATCATCACAGTTATACAAAGATAATGCAGTTTTAAAAGCATTGAGATTAAACTCTGTTCAAATGGCAGCACCATCTTTTTCTAAGTTTGGTAAAATTGTACCTCAATTAGCACTATTTGATTTACCATTTGTTTTTAGAGATGCAAAGCATTTACATGATGTTCAAGATGGTGAGGTAGGAAAAGAGTTAAAAGATAAAGTAACTGCAAAAGGTATTGTTGCTTTAAATTACTGGGATAATGCATTTAAACAATTAACTTCAAATAAAAACCCATTATCTATGCCAGAAGATGCAAAAGGTCAAAAGTTTAGAATTATGTCTTCAAAAGTATTAGAAGCACAATTTCATGCTGTAGGAGCAAATCCTCAAATGATGCCTTTCTCTGAAGTGTATTCAGGTTTACAACAAGGTGTAATTGATGCGGCTGAAAATCCAATATCAAATATTTATACTAAAAAATTCCATGAAGTACAAAAATACTTAACAATTTCTAACCATGGTTATTTAGGTTACTTAGTTGTAATGTCTAAAAAATTCTGGAATTCATTACCTGCTGATTTACAAGCTAATGTAACTCAAGCTATGAATGAAGCAACTGAAAAAGAAAGAGAATATGCAGCGCAATTAAATGATTCTCAATTAGAATTAATTAAAGAATACGCTAAAAAAACTGGTAAACTTGAAATTAGCACATTAACTCCAGAACAAAGAGAAGCTTGGAGAAAAGCAGTTAGTAAAATTTACCCTGAGTTCTATTCTGATAGAAAAATCGGAAAAGATTTAATTGAGAAAACAATAGCGACTAAATAG
- a CDS encoding TRAP transporter small permease produces the protein MFNLISKTIGFINQSIAAFGITAGVAVAFTNVVARYAFDASLVWATELTIFLFLWSAFFGAAYCFKKDAHIAVTILLDVMPSKIAKIMLLISHTVTIIFLLAVAYYGILYITEIVMPFDERAIDLWDMPMWIIYLVIPIAFFFSAYRVGEKIVQIIRTPHSQVVAESEAEQVLAGMGVSSKDKDNKSVQHLNDIVKEVEKKTGGML, from the coding sequence ATGTTTAATCTAATCAGTAAAACTATAGGTTTTATAAATCAATCAATAGCAGCATTCGGTATAACAGCCGGTGTTGCTGTTGCTTTTACTAATGTTGTTGCAAGATATGCTTTTGATGCGTCATTAGTATGGGCAACAGAACTTACTATCTTTTTATTTTTATGGAGTGCTTTCTTTGGTGCTGCTTATTGTTTTAAAAAAGATGCACATATTGCAGTTACAATTCTTTTAGATGTAATGCCTTCGAAAATTGCAAAAATTATGCTTTTAATTTCACATACTGTAACTATAATATTTTTATTAGCAGTTGCATATTATGGAATTTTATATATCACAGAAATTGTAATGCCATTCGATGAAAGAGCAATTGATTTATGGGATATGCCTATGTGGATTATATACTTAGTGATTCCTATTGCATTTTTCTTTTCAGCTTACAGAGTTGGTGAAAAAATTGTACAAATTATAAGAACACCACATAGTCAAGTAGTTGCAGAAAGCGAAGCTGAGCAAGTTTTAGCTGGAATGGGTGTTAGTTCAAAAGATAAAGACAATAAATCTGTTCAACATTTAAATGACATCGTTAAAGAAGTTGAAAAGAAAACAGGAGGAATGCTATGA